From a single Arachis hypogaea cultivar Tifrunner chromosome 3, arahy.Tifrunner.gnm2.J5K5, whole genome shotgun sequence genomic region:
- the LOC140183474 gene encoding uncharacterized protein — translation MHPSDQNKTAFITAYGNYCYKVMPFGLKNAGAIYQRLMDKVFAKQIGRNIDVYIDDMVAKIEIGNNHLDNFAEIFSQIRKYNMRLNPEKCAFGTESGEFLGFMLASRDHPLRQVLQKPELADRLVKWSVELSEFYIKYEGRTSIKSQFLADFIAEFSVPDTTEDYIEWSLNVDGSSNPQGCQAEQKQSLHLPRHMKGSVVHTSEPKVCLKKFSELDYTGRQYDRIAKQKLKAVTTARNTVRSYISRPNTYTVLRDNGRQFADKKFTSFLQELKIKQHFSLMEHPQTNGLAEVANKVILHALRKKLDDAKGLWAELIPEIIWGYNTTIHLTTKETFFRLVYGSDAMISVEISQSSLRTEMADQAKKDIARQFKLDLVEELRSSTAVKHLAMQQHIARRYNQRLHPRSFQVNDLVLRKTEQARRPSSHGKLAANWEGPYRVIEVIGNGAYRLQTLDGKDLPNTSNVSSLKLYYS, via the exons ATGCATCCATCCGATCAAAATAAGACAGCCTTTATTACTGCGTATGGAAACTACTGTTATAAAGTTATGCCATTTGGccttaagaatgcaggtgcaatATATCAACGTCTAATGGACAAAGTCTTCGCCAAGCAGATCGGCAGGAACATTGATGTTTACATCGATGATATGGTCGCCAAGATAGAGATCGGAAACAATCACCTTGACAACTTCGCAGAAATCTTCAGTCAAATAAGAAAATACAACATGCGGTTAAACCCTGAGAAGTGCGCATTTGGCACCGAGAGCGGAGAATTCCTCGGCTTCATGCTCGCTAGCCGAG ATCATCCTTTACGACAAGTCCTTCAGAAACCTGAGCTGGCTGACCGACTAGTAAAATGGTCGGTCGAACTTTCAGAATTTTATATCAAGTACGAAGGCCGAACATCCATCAAGTCTCAATtcttggccgacttcatcgccgagTTCTCAGTACCAGACACAACCGAAGACTACATCGAATGGTCTTTAAACGTCGATGGGTCCTCCAACCCACAAGGATGTCAAGCAG AACAGAAGCAGAGCTTGCACTTGCCGAGGCACATGAAGGGATCTGTGGTACACACCTCGGAGCCCAAAGTCTGTCTTAAAAAATTCTCAGAGCTGGATTATACTGGCCGACAATATGACAGGATTGCCAAGCAAAAGTTAAAAGCTGTAACAACTGCCAGAAACACAGTCCGATCATACATCTCCCGGCCAAACACCTACACTGTTCTGAG AGATAATGGTCGCCAGTTTGCCGATAAAAAATTCACATCCTTTTTGcaggaactaaaaatcaaacaacatTTCTCGTTAATGGAGCACCCACAAACAAACGGCTTAGCAGAAGTTGCAAATAAAGTAATACTACATGCACTAAGAAAGAAACTGGATGATGCAAAAGGCCTCTGGGCCGAGCTTATCCCAGAGATCATATGGGGATACAACACCACCATTCACTTAACCACAAAGGAAACATTCTTCCGGTTAGTCTATGGTTCAGATGCAATGATATCAGTGGAGATCTCCCAATCCTCACTGCGCACTGAAATGGCTGACCAAGCTAAAAAAGACATAGCTCGGCAATTCAAACTTGACCTCGTAGAAGAACTCAGATCGTCCACAGCAGTTAAACACTTGGCCATGCAACAGCACATAGCCCGAAGATATAACCAAAGACTTCACCCAAGGTCTTTCCAAGTAAACGACCTTGTGCTCAGGAAAACAGAACAAGCTAGAAGACCATCAAGCCATGGCAAACTAGCAGCTAATTGGGAAGGCccttaccgagtcatagaagtcaTCGGCAATGGAGCTTACCGACTACAAACCTTAGATGGTAAAGATTTGCCTAATACTTCGAATGTATCTTCTTTAAAGTTATATTACAGTTAA
- the LOC112776517 gene encoding protein FAR1-RELATED SEQUENCE 5-like translates to MKPVDSFRMAESQDEHVSSEDPPLCTSPSRNSLMEVDIVEPLDCVASDVSENLSYEQENLTGDVTGHGHKSNNATQLSDVTDVGSEEMELVDELPDHDCLQEDEIPRVGMWFAQLQMAHDFYVTYAKKAGFATKIRTTTFDKITKAPINQAIHCNRDGIRESCVKAPTRKNAISAAGCKVKIYIKFDKDVQDWILLKVDLTHSHPCSPKEAVHYHEYRQLIMHVKCVIEDNDEAGIRPNKTFLALSNEAGGPSNLGFSEKDLRNYIIARLRTSNVNADFREMMSYFRRMKDINPNYFYAVELDDECKFKSAVWVNARCRASYEYYGDVVSIDSTYRRNRHGLPFVSFVGVNHHGRLTLLGCALLGNEKIASYEWVFSQWVNCMGTAPQCIITDQCRSMYRAIKNTLPDTRHRWCIWHIMNKLPSKLGGYRQYGALYVDLNDIVWNSRTEESFEDNWADFIDEYNLHNNTWLSNLYDDRHMWIPIYFKGEF, encoded by the exons ATGAAGCCGGTTGACTCCTTCAGAATGGCAGAATCGCAAGATGAACATGTTTCAAGCGAGGATCCTCCTTTATGCACTTCACCTAGCCGAAATTCATTAATGGAGGTCGATATAGTGGAACCGCTAGATTGTGTAGCCTCTGACGTTTCAGAAAATTTATCATACGAACAAGAAAACCTAACCGGCGATGTCACAGGCCATGGTCACAAGTCGAACAAT GCCACACAGTTGTCGGATGTTACAGATGTTGGAAGTGAAGAGATGGAGCTTGTTGATGAG ttACCAGATCATGATTGCCTACAAGAAGACGAGATACCAAGAGTTGGAATGTGGTTTGCTCAGTTACAGATGGCTCATGACTTTTATGTGACCTATGCAAAGAAAGCTGGATTTGCAACTAAGATAAGGACGACAACATTTGATAAGATCACAAAGGCTCCCATTAACCAAGCTATACACTGTAATCGCGACGGGATCCGCGAGTCTTGTGTTAAAGCACCAACGCGGAAGAATGCGATTTCAGCTGCTGGGTGCAAGGTaaagatatatataaaatttgataaagaCGTGCAAGATTGGATTTTGCTCAAGGTTGACTTGACGCACTCTCATCCCTGTTCACCGAAAGAGGCAGTGCACTACCATGAGTATAGGCAGCTGATCATGCATGTGAAGTGCGTGATCGAGGATAATGATGAGGCTGGGATTCGGCCAAACAAGACATTCCTTGCTTTGTCAAATGAGGCTGGTGGCCCCTCTAACTTAGGATTCTCAGAgaaggatttaagaaattatataatAGCAAGGCTCCGAACTAGCAACGTGAATGCGGATTTCAGGGAGATGATGAGCTACTTCAGGAGAATGAAGGACATCAATCCAAACTATTTTTACGCGGTGGAGTTGGACGATGAGTGTAAATTTAAGAGTGCAGTATGGGTCAATGCAAGGTGTAGGGCGTCGTATGAATACTATGGAGACGTCGTGTCAATTGATAGCACTTACAGAAGGAATAG GCATGGATTACCGTTTGTGTCGTTCGTTGGGGTCAACCACCATGGTAGGTTGACCCTCCTCGGTTGTGCTTTGTTGGGGAATGAGAAAATCGCAAGTTATGAGTGGGTTTTTAGCCAATGGGTCAACTGCATGGGAACTGCTCCACAGTGTATCATAACCGATCAATGTCGATCCATGTACCGTGCGATAAAAAATACTTTACCCGACACACGCCACAGGTGGTGCATCTGGCATATTATGAATAAGTTACCTTCCAAGCTTGGGGGTTACCGTCAGTATGGAGCATTGTATGTTGACCTAAATgacattgtgtggaactctcggaCCGAGGAGTCATTTGAAGATAACTGGGCTGATTTTATAGATGAGTACAACTTACATAACAACACATGGCTATCAA ATCTGTATGATGATCGACATATGTGGATCCCAATATACTTCAAGGGTGAATTTTGA